One Manihot esculenta cultivar AM560-2 chromosome 18, M.esculenta_v8, whole genome shotgun sequence genomic window carries:
- the LOC110607089 gene encoding dehydrogenase/reductase SDR family member 12, with amino-acid sequence MITATLHFQIHISSIIALQMFLLKTWRSTAFGVYGYLNFTKSGFLEHSKHFKPEDMQTRIEGKNCVVTGANSGIGYATAEGLASRGANVYMVCRNKERGEAALSKIRSTTGNQNVHLEVCDLSSVSKVKSFASKFASKEVPVHVLVNNAGLLENKRITTSEGFELNFAVNVLGTFAITESMVPLLEKAAPDARVITVSSGGMYTAPLTTDLQFSDEKFDGVEQYARNKRIQVALTEKWAEIYKDRGISFYSMHPGWAETPGVAKSLPSFSKSFSGKLRTSEQGADTVIWLALQPKEKLVSGEFYFDRAQAPKHLKFAATSGSHALIDSIISNLHAMSTLSS; translated from the exons ATGATCACTGCAACTTTGCATTTTCAAATTCACATTTCTTCAATTATAGCACTTCAAATGTTCCTCCTAAAG ACATGGAGATCAACTGCTTTTGGTGTTTATGGCTACCTCAATTTCACAAAATCTGGCTTCCT GGAGCATTCCAAACATTTCAAGCCAGAAGATATGCAGACTAGAATTGAAGGGAAGAATTGTGTAGTAACAGGAGCAAATTCTGGCATTGGTTATGCAACTGCCGAGGGCCTCGCTTCACg TGGGGCGAATGTATATATGGTATGTCGTAACAAGGAGCGTGGGGAGGCTGCCCTTTCTAAAATTCGATCAACAACAGGCAACCAAAATGTTCACTTGGAG GTTTGTGATCTTTCATCTGTTAGTAAGGTCAAGTCTTTTGCATCCAAATTTGCTTCAAAGGAAGTTCCAGTTCATGTTTTG GTTAACAATGCTGGTTTGCTTGAGAATAAAAGAATCACCACATCAGAAGG GTTTGAATTGAATTTTGCTGTGAATGTGTTGGGCACTTTTGCAATTACAGAATCAATGGTGCCTTTGTTAGAGAAAGCTGCACCTGATGCTCGGGTGATTACAGTTTCATCTGGTGGAATGTACACAGCTCCTTTGACTACTGATCTACAG TTTAGTGATGAAAAATTTGATGGGGTGGAACAATATGCTCGAAACAAGCGAATTCAG GTGGCATTAACTGAGAAGTGGGCTGAAATATACAAGGATAGAGGGATCTCATTCTACTCAATGCACCCAGGTTGGGCTGAGACACCAGGAGTTGCTAAGAGTTTACCGAGTTTTAGCAAGTC GTTCTCAGGAAAGCTAAGAACGAGCGAACAAGGTGCAGACACAGTTATTTGGCTAGCTTTACAGCCTAAGGAAAAGCTAGTATCTGgtgaattttattttgatagagCTCAAGCCCCAAAACACCTGAAGTTTGCAGCTACCAGTGGCTCACATGCATTAATAGACAGCATCATTAGCAATCTCCATGCCATGTCTACGCTTTCTTCTTGA
- the LOC110606197 gene encoding tryptophan aminotransferase-related protein 4 — MAKQTLLLCCSLILNLLLINLFMHGELERSNWTKTAAVEAEAVASISCSGHGRAFLDGLLGVDGKPVCECNSCFKGPDCSDPIPNCEVDADSGDPMFLEPFWLKHAASSSLVLPGWHRMSYEFEGGSLISEELKNHIRRLHSVVGNANTDGRFIIFGAGATQLLNAAVHALSSDHDGDAPSSSPSRVVASIPYYPVYREQTEFFKSEAYRFHGDTMSMKNEMDYLSSNYIELVTSPNNPDGQLKKAVLGGASVKTIHDLAYYWPHFTAIPAPADEDLMIFTVSKLTGHAGSRFGWAIVKDEAIYQRMLTYMSLSTYGVPRETQLRVLKLLKAVLEGEGKEMFEFGYKTMANRWRKLRKIFSASRRFSLQDLDHQYCSFSKKIRGPSPAFAWMKCEREEDKECFQVVKSAANVSGRHGSLFGSESRYVRLSLVKSQDDFNLLLERMEALVQQEPHNKKIQQENERNASMTFGVGHHFLQHPDLVSYINSYKSMDEDM; from the exons ATGGCTAAGCAGACACTTCTCTTGTGCTGTTCATTGATTCTGAATCTCTTATTGATTAATCTGTTCATGCATGGCGAGTTAGAACGAAGTAATTGGACTAAAACAGCAGCAGTAGAAGCTGAAGCTGTTGCTTCCATTTCATGCTCAGGCCATGGACGGGCATTCTTGGATGGTTTATTAGGTGTTGATGGTAAACCTGTTTGTGAATGCAATTCTTGCTTTAAAGGTCCTGATTGCTCAGACCCAATTCCGAATTGTGAGGTTGATGCAGATAG TGGAGATCCCATGTTCTTGGAGCCCTTCTGGTTGAAACATGCTGCGAGTAGCTCACTGGTGTTGCCTGGATGGCATCGTATGAGCTATGAATTCGAAGGTGGTTCTCTGATCTCAGAAGAGCTCAAGAATCATATTCGAAGACTGCACTCTGTGGTTGGGAATGCAAATACAGATGggagatttattatttttggTGCAGGAGCAACACAACTTCTTAATGCTGCAGTGCATGCTCTTTCTTCTGATCATGATGGTGATGCTCCATCTTCATCGCCTTCTAGGGTTGTAGCTTCAATCCCATACTACCCA GTTTATAGAGAGCAGACAGAGTTTTTCAAGTCTGAAGCTTACAGGTTCCATGGAGATACTATGTCGATGAAGAACGAAATGGATTACTTGTCAAGCAATTACATTGAACTTGTGACGTCGCCCAACAATCCTGACGGTCAGTTGAAGAAGGCAGTTCTTGGAGGAGCATCAGTGAAGACGATTCATGATCTTGCCTATTATTGGCCTCATTTTACTGCCATCCCAGCTCCTGCCGACGAAGACCTCATGATTTTTACAGTTTCCAAGCTCACAGGTCATGCTGGCAGCAGATTCGG ATGGGCAATAGTAAAGGATGAAGCTATATACCAAAGAATGTTAACTTATATGAGTCTAAGTACCTACGGAGTCCCTCGAGAAACTCAGTTGCGAGTTCTGAAACTTCTGAAAGCAGTTCTTGAAGGAGAAGGAAAGGAAATGTTTGAATTCGGATACAAAACAATGGCCAATCGATGGAGAAAACTGAGGAAGATCTTTTCAGCATCAAGAAGATTTTCTCTCCAAGATCTTGATCATCAATACTGCTCCTTTTCCAAGAAAATCAGGGGGCCTTCTCCAG CTTTTGCATGGATGAAGTGCGAGAGAGAAGAAGATAAGGAATGTTTCCAAGTGGTGAAATCAGCAGCCAATGTCAGTGGACGCCATGGCAGCTTGTTTGGTAGTGAAAGCAGATATGTGCGTCTCAGCCTGGTGAAGAGCCAAGATGACTTCAATTTATTACTTGAAAGGATGGAAGCGTTAGTGCAACAAGAGCCTCACAACAAAAAAATCCaacaagaaaatgagagaaatgcATCCATGACATTTGGCGTTGGCCACCATTTTCTGCAACACCCAGATCTTGTTTCATACATTAACTCTTATAAATCCATGGATGAAGATATGTAG